The Silene latifolia isolate original U9 population chromosome 4, ASM4854445v1, whole genome shotgun sequence region GAGAGAACTGCTGCAGAGAAAAGAAAAGCTGAAAGTGGGAACAACAATCAGTCGGGTAACAAGAAGGGCAACTTCAATCAGactaaggctttttctggtggagctggtttctctggaggATCTTGAGGATGgggtagaggtggtggtcggagtgtgagtgacaactccaacctatcatgcttcaactgtggtggcataggccacaagagacgTGATTGCACGGGTGCCAGGACTGGAGTAGGCTCGGGAACTTTTCAAGGAAACTTCTCACAGGGTCCGAGTCAGAGCTTTGCTAGCAACCGGCAAGGTGGGTCATGAGGTAACCATGGTGGACATAgcaacaatggcggttttaacCGCAACAGTGGAGGGTCTTACcagcgcccgaacaacagtgCTACCCAAgattcggcagctaagccgaGTACTTCTAATGCCTCGGTCCAGGGAGGAGGTCAGAAAAGCAGTGGgggaagctctttatgatggaCAAGCAAGAAGCTCAGGACCATgcacatgtagttaccggtacctttcttgttcataatacaccgtcatttgttttgtttgactcggggGCAACACACTCTTTCGTGTCTAGCAGTCATGCTTTGTCTAtgggcttgggggagtttgaacttgtaaaagatgatgtatttATACCTTATGGGGAGTCGGTGTCGTGTGTTaagttgtataagggtgtgtttatgttggttggaggggtagacttaccggtagacttgctagagtttcctatggatgggtttgaggttattgtcgggatggattggttggttaagtatgatgccaagatagattgtcggcaaaagaaagtgtctttaaagggtcctaagggtatAAGGGTGTCTTACAAGGGGTTTGTTGTGAGACCTAAGTTTAAGTTCATCGCGGTAATGACCTTAAAGTCGtgcttgaggaagaagtgtcccttgattctttgtcaagtGAGAGATCTCCGAGTAGAGCCGCAGACAACTTCTGATAtaacggtggtgggagagtttgatgatgtctttcAAGAGGAGATACCGGGGTTGCCGCCAAAGAGAGATGTTGACTTCaacgtggagcttaaaccgggaacatgtcttatatctaaagcaccataccgtatggcacctaaagagttagcagagttgaagaaacagctaCATGAGCGGTTAGAGAAGAGGTATATCCGGCtaagtgtgtcaccgtggggagctctaGTTTTGTTTGTAacgaagaaagatgggagtatgaggctatgtatcgactacagagagcttaaccatgttacagtgaagaacaagtatcctttgccaaggattgatgatcttttttaccagcTGAGTGGAGCATgggtgttctctaagatcgatctgaggtcaggttatcaccagttgaggatagcagatgaggacaTTCCCAAGACAGCTTTCCGGTCTCgttatggccactatgagtatgtggtaatgccttttggtttgactaaTGCACCAACAGCTTTCATGGATCTGATGAATCGGATTTTCAGGCCGTTCTTAGACAAGTTTGTGGTTGTCTTCATtaatgacatcttagtctactctaagactaaggaggatccTGAGGAGCACTTAAGGATAGTTTTGCAGACTCTGCGAGAGAaccaactttatgccaagctatataagtatgagttctggttagaggaggtggcttttctgggtcatgtgatatctaggAAGGGGGTGtccgtggatcctagcaagattgatgcagtgaccaagtgggaatcaccaaagAGTGTTGCTGaggttcggagtttcttgggccttgctggttactacaggaggttcgtgaaagacttttccactATAACACGGCCTATAACTGCTTTGATGAGGAAAtagaccagatttgtttgggatgagagttgtgagacggcgttccagaccttaaaggagcatttgaccacaactcctattctagctttgccagagggatgcgagaactttgaagtatataccgatgcttcaaagaatggtctgggttgtgttttcactactacaaaaatagaCGTAATGCAACATTTTGTATGCAACACTTACGGTTTGTGTTGCAATTTTTAGTTAATTAAGCAACGCTTTAATTAAAAATGTTGCTTTTACTTATATAAGGCATCACTTTGAGATAAGTGTTGCAATGTATTACCGTAAATGCAACGGTCTTAtacaaatgttgcattttgtAGCAACACTTGAGCAACACTTTTGTCACATAAGTAATATATACCCTAAAATTTTTAACTTTTTGGTTTTACCGCTTAAGTATTGTGAAATgaaaaattacaaattaaaaaacCACATTTTGTGGCGCCAACTCACACATTCATCCATTCAATGTCAATGTTACAGTAATCCATCACCGCctcaattcattcattctttaTTCATTCCACCGTCTATCTCTTTTCCTTTCTCATTCATTCGTTCAATTCCACCGTCTCTTCTTCACTCAATCTCAAATTTGATTGGATTCTGTCGAAACCCGGTGAAGTCATATTATTTGGATTGAAGTCATTTTCTGATTGGGATTTGTCGAAAGGTATGATACTCCTATTTCAAttgtttttatcatttttaagttGTTTTTTCGATATTGTTCAAATTTTGTGTATGAGTATTGAATTGTTGCTGTCGACTATTGTTTTCTGCATCTAATTAACTATTTTCATTCCTGttaattttgtgtttttattgaatttcaatgtttatatgattgatgcTGTTGTTGTTGATATGATTGATGTTGTTCTTTGTTGAGTGATTTAGGGTAGTTTATTAGAATATGGTAGTTTATTAGAATAAGGTAGTTTATTAGACATGTTTACAGTGGAACAGGGAGCGAAATATTATCTGATACTTTGTACCTGAGCACATAGCATGAgtttgaaagatgaacaaaaattgAAAGTAATCACGAGAAATGAAAGTACATGACTAACGATGTGAGTTCCTTAAAATAGAGACAAATATCCATAAAACAGAGTTCCTTAAAATAGAGACAAATACCCTATTCTAATAAACTAGCCTATTCTAATAAACTACCTGTTCTATCATTTTTACGGATTCCCGATATCACCAGACAAAATTAAAGTAGGAATGAGTCTGTTTCAATTACAGTCAACTTTGTCGAGTAATTACATTGTTAAATTTATAATTTGTGCTTATTTAATTCAGAATTCAGAGGATGAGGAATGGTAGAAGTTGGATGTATATAGCTAGTCGTTTGCCTGAGTTTGAAAATGGAGTCATTGAGTTCCTGAATGTGTCATTTTCTAAGGCTGCTCATGGGAGTCAAATAAGATGTCCATGTAAGAGGTGTTTAAACCGATATTGGTTACGAAGACATGAGGTGTATGATCATTTAAAAGCATTTGGTTTTATTGAGGATTATTATGTTTGGACTTTTCATGGAGAGGATCCTTTATCAACTGAAACCATAGTTGAAACCCTTAATGAAGAAGAAAATTTCAATGACAATACCAATACATTGTTAGACGATAGATTTAGAAGTTGTTTAGAAGGTGACACTAACGTACAAAATGGTCCCAATGATGAAGCTAAAAAGTTTTATAAGTTGCTAGAAGAGGGTCAACAAGAATTATTCCCTGGCTGTAAGAAATTTTCAAAACTGTCTTTTGTCATTCGACTATTTTTGTACAAGACACTTCATGGAATTAGTAATGTGGCATTCAATGATCTCCTCCAATTGCTAAGAGACATGGTCCCGGAAGCTAAAATTCCGGGAAACTTCACTGAAGCTAAGAAAATTGTGAGGGATTTGGGTCTTGATTATAAAAAAATATGTGCGTGTCCTAACGATTGTATGCTATATTGGAAAGAGTTTGAAAATACTGAAGAGTGTTATAAATGTCATGCCTCGAAATGGAAAAAATGCGAAGCAAATTCATCTAATAAGACTTCAAAGACTTCGAATAGTCGCCGTATACCTGCAAAGGTCTTATGGCATTTTCCACTAGAACCTAGGCTACAAAGAGTATATATGAATTGAAAGCTGAGAAGCTATGACATGGCATCCGATAAACGTCCAAAAGATGGGTATCTAAGACACCCTGCAGACGGGTTAGCTTGGAAGGACTTTGATTCTCTATTCCCTTTATTTGCTAATGAACCTAGAAATGTAAGGTTAGGGATCGGCTTCACGATGGGTTCAATCCATTTCGAACTATGAGTGTATCTCACAGTACATGGCCCGTTGTGTTGGTCAATTACAATTTGCCACCTTGGATGTTCATGGCTTAGGAAAATTTTATGCTATCATTGCTCATTCCGGTCCGAGGGTCCTGGGAATAATATTGACATATACTTACAGCCTTTGATTGAGGAATTAAAAGACTTATGGAATGTAGGGCTTGAAACATATGATAAATTTAGGAATGAAACATTTAAGTTACATGCTGCTTTGACATGGACAATTAGTGATTTTCCTAGGAATTCAATGTTATCGGGATGGAAAACAAAAGGGAAGTTTGCTTGTCCAAGTTGTAACCATGAAACAGAGTCCTTATATCTGAAACACAGCAAAAAAATGTGTTATATGGGTGGTCGCatatttttagatgttaatgatcCATTGCGACGTGATAAGAAGTCTTTTAATGGTAAAGTTGAACTAAGAACCCGTCCCAGACCCCTAATAGGATTTCATGTCTTAGATGAGTTGTCTGAATTTGTGAATTCTTTTGGGAAGAAAGAGAAGCAAAAGAACAAAAGTGACTCCCCATGGAAGAAGAAGTCTATATTTTTTGAATTGCCTTACTGGAAACACAATAAATGTCGACATAACCTGGACGTGATGCACATTGAAAAAAATGTTTTTGACAATGTACTGGGAACTTTATTGGATATTTCTGGTAAAAGTAAGGATCACTCCAATGCTCGCTCTGACCTATTAGATATGGGTATCAAACATGACCTACATCCTCAACTGTCACAAGACCAGAGACATGTCTTCTTCCCAAAGGCATGTTATTCAATGTCTACAAAAGAAGGATATATTCTGTCGTGCTTTGAAAGGAGCAAAACTTCCTTATGGCTTCGGCTCTAATATTTCGCGATGTGTGAATTTAGCGCAAAGGAAAGTTTCAGGATATAAAAGTCATGATGCTTATAGCATATTACATTACTTGCTTCAAGTTGCTGTGAGAAGGTGCCTTCCCAAGCATGTGGCGCTTCCATTGATTAGATTAGGAAATTATTTCCGAAAACTGTACAGTAAAGTGCTAAATCCACAAGAACTTGATTTCTTAGAATCTGAAATCATCCAAATATTATGTGACTTAGAAAAAATATTTCTCCCAAGCTTCTTCGACATCATGGTACATCTGCCCATTCACCTAGTAGAGGAAATTAGGCTTGGGGGTCCTGTGCAAGGGAGAGGGATGTTTTTCATTGAAAGATATTTATGTAAATTGAAATCATATGTGCGCAATAGAGGTCGTCCAGAAGGATCTATTGCAGAAGGTTATTTGATTGAGGAATGCATGAACTTTTGCTCTCGGTACGTGGACGGAGGCAACACAAGATATGACAAAACCACATGTGACATGTCAGCTAATGAAACAGAGGAACTTAACACTACAATATTTGGTAATTGTGGTCATCCTTTGGGAGGAAAGAAGCAAAGAAATGGACGGCTGTTCACTCTGGACACCAAATTAGCTGCGCAGGCGCATCGCTACGCCTTATTCAATTCAGATAGTCAAGAAGTTGATCAGTGCATAAAGTAAGTAACTTTATCATATAATTTGATTACTAACATTATATCATAAGCATTAATTTTTATAATtacgttttttatttttttggtgaaatgtaaactTCTCATTAATAATCAAATCCATCTATTTACACCCAACATATACATCCATTACTGTCATCCTTGAACCAACAACAAGCATTGCCTACTATATTCACAATTAAAAAACAAATTATGCACGAGTTTTCGACCATTACCACAAAGCGCACACTTTAACATAATCACCTAGCGCCACTTATAAACCTTATGAATGTCATAAGGAACACGCAAACTTGATTCAAAGTAAGAAAACCAGTTTTCAAAACTTTTTTGACCTTATAGATTTTTAATTACGTTTACTTCTTTAATTTCTGAATTTATTGTTTCACTGGTTTATGTAGAGAACATGAAGCTTTCGTAAACTGTCAGAGTAGGAAAAGCAAATGGAAACGTGCACGTAATCACGGTCATGATTTCCCAAACTGGTTGAAAGAAAAGGCGAGCCAAAACGGTGTCTCTGAACAAATATTTTGGCTTGCTAAAGGACCTAGTCCTACAGCCAAAAGGTTCAAGGGTTATTATGCAAATGGTTATGAGTTCTATACCAAATCACGTGATGTCAGATGCAAAACACA contains the following coding sequences:
- the LOC141651578 gene encoding uncharacterized protein LOC141651578, with amino-acid sequence MASDKRPKDGYLRHPADGLAWKDFDSLFPLFANEPRNVRKILCYHCSFRSEGPGNNIDIYLQPLIEELKDLWNVGLETYDKFRNETFKLHAALTWTISDFPRNSMLSGWKTKGKFACPSCNHETESLYLKHSKKMCYMGGRIFLDVNDPLRRDKKSFNGKVELRTRPRPLIGFHVLDELSEFVNSFGKKEKQKNKSDSPWKKKSIFFELPYWKHNKCRHNLDVMHIEKNVFDNVLGTLLDISGKSKDHSNARSDLLDMAQRKVSGYKSHDAYSILHYLLQVAVRRCLPKHVALPLIRLGNYFRKLYSKVLNPQELDFLESEIIQILCDLEKIFLPSFFDIMVHLPIHLVEEIRLGGPVQGRGMFFIERYLCKLKSYVRNRGRPEGSIAEGYLIEECMNFCSRYVDGGNTRYDKTTCDMSANETEELNTTIFGNCGHPLGGKKQRNGRLFTLDTKLAAQAHRYALFNSDSQEVDQCIKEHEAFVNCQSRKSKWKRARNHGHDFPNWLKEKASQNGVSEQIFWLAKGPSPTAKRFKGYYANGYEFYTKSRDVRCKTQNSGVTLSALTSSFASSKDKNPVDGDVTYYGSILEIIELNYWSKFTLVLFRCEWYQVEKDEYGITCVNVNKYCSVDDPFVMPSQVHQVFYVADPILDGLQYVMTKVPRDIFDYDIEIAEPNNDLIMHSRHVEPEENIRFDDNDDTLWDWMQAEEEHNDED